One window of Dehalococcoidia bacterium genomic DNA carries:
- a CDS encoding LLM class flavin-dependent oxidoreductase, protein MASNSDTPRSDSLEVPLGIAAPQTFPDGEVDLDLIQRYATRAEELGYHSLWVVEQLIGSTPTPEPVTYLTYLAAVTERIKLGSAVVIATTRNPTLLAKQLSTVDVLSQGRLIVGTALGGRPWTYPLFGGPSERRVRHFTESIGVMKALWTQERAEFKGDLWQLDGVPMSPKPVQKPHPPLWFGGRHPSGLNRAVRLADGFMGAGSTSTAQFIDHVRTIREALERRQRDPAEFPISKRVYIAVDDDSDRARQRLTEWFGSWYGRAETGAEVSVWGSVEECVEGLQEVVDAGAEMLMLNPVFDYDEHLETLMSEVGPALQAKSVA, encoded by the coding sequence ATGGCAAGTAACTCCGATACTCCTCGCAGCGATTCGCTGGAAGTGCCACTTGGGATCGCTGCTCCTCAGACCTTCCCAGATGGCGAGGTCGACCTCGATCTGATCCAACGATACGCCACACGCGCCGAGGAACTCGGCTATCACAGCCTGTGGGTCGTGGAGCAGCTGATTGGCTCGACGCCTACACCGGAGCCAGTGACATATCTCACCTATCTGGCCGCAGTAACAGAGCGAATCAAGCTTGGTTCGGCAGTCGTGATTGCCACGACCCGCAACCCTACCCTGCTTGCGAAGCAACTCAGCACAGTTGATGTCCTCAGTCAAGGGAGGCTCATTGTTGGAACTGCCCTCGGAGGTCGTCCCTGGACCTATCCTCTCTTTGGCGGACCGTCCGAGCGGCGCGTTCGACACTTCACCGAGTCAATCGGCGTAATGAAAGCACTGTGGACTCAAGAGAGGGCCGAGTTCAAAGGTGACCTCTGGCAGTTGGATGGTGTGCCCATGAGCCCGAAGCCGGTCCAGAAGCCCCATCCGCCCCTCTGGTTCGGTGGAAGACACCCATCAGGGCTCAATCGCGCGGTTCGACTGGCTGACGGATTCATGGGAGCCGGGTCGACTTCGACTGCGCAGTTCATAGACCACGTTCGCACCATCAGAGAGGCGTTAGAGAGACGCCAGCGCGATCCTGCTGAGTTCCCCATTTCCAAGCGCGTATACATCGCGGTAGATGACGATTCCGATCGTGCGAGGCAACGTCTGACAGAGTGGTTCGGCTCTTGGTACGGGAGAGCTGAGACGGGTGCTGAGGTTTCGGTCTGGGGAAGCGTGGAAGAGTGCGTCGAAGGACTACAGGAAGTGGTCGATGCAGGCGCGGAAATGCTGATGCTCAACCCCGTTTTCGACTACGATGAGCACCTCGAAACGCTCATGTCAGAGGTAGGCCCAGCATTGCAGGCCAAGTCCGTTGCGTAA